The following coding sequences lie in one Pseudomonas syringae CC1557 genomic window:
- a CDS encoding LysR family transcriptional regulator, with the protein MIKELKTLIAVAREGTFAAAGDRIGLTQAAVSAQMQRLEAELGIELFDRKGRSAQLNRMGQQVLLQGQELVRLYGNLGSAAVGLAPNVLVTIGAIASVQRSFLPEALAGFHRQFAQCRTRIVPGLSMDLVNQVDAGELDMAAIIRPPFSLQSDLRWTTLTREPYRLIVPADVQGEDWSELISSQPFIRYDRSSFGGRQVDRFLRQTHVALREVCELDELDAIVKLVANGVGVALVPETATIQAWPPTVRAINLGQHTFHRDIGLVHRAKRSLSEPVRTLAQLLSEQVHETQ; encoded by the coding sequence ATGATCAAAGAACTGAAAACCCTTATAGCCGTAGCCAGAGAAGGTACGTTCGCCGCAGCCGGAGACCGTATCGGCCTGACCCAGGCGGCGGTCAGCGCGCAGATGCAGCGTCTTGAAGCGGAGCTGGGCATCGAGTTGTTCGACCGCAAGGGGCGGTCGGCGCAGTTGAACCGCATGGGCCAGCAGGTTCTGCTGCAAGGTCAGGAACTGGTACGCCTGTACGGCAATCTGGGCAGTGCGGCTGTCGGGCTTGCACCCAATGTGCTGGTGACCATTGGTGCTATAGCTTCCGTGCAGCGCTCTTTTCTGCCGGAGGCGCTGGCAGGCTTTCATCGACAGTTTGCGCAATGTCGAACCCGCATTGTCCCAGGCCTGTCGATGGACCTGGTCAATCAGGTGGATGCGGGGGAACTGGACATGGCGGCGATCATTCGTCCGCCCTTTTCGCTGCAAAGCGATCTGCGCTGGACCACCCTGACGCGAGAGCCCTATCGCCTGATCGTTCCAGCCGATGTTCAAGGAGAGGACTGGTCAGAGCTGATCTCCAGCCAGCCCTTCATCCGCTATGATCGATCGTCCTTTGGCGGGAGGCAGGTCGACCGCTTTCTGCGTCAGACGCACGTTGCGTTACGTGAGGTGTGCGAACTCGACGAGCTGGACGCCATCGTCAAACTGGTTGCCAACGGCGTGGGCGTGGCCCTGGTGCCGGAAACGGCGACCATTCAGGCGTGGCCGCCGACTGTGCGGGCTATCAACCTCGGGCAGCATACGTTTCATCGGGATATAGGACTCGTACACCGCGCAAAACGCAGCCTTTCGGAGCCGGTAAGGACGCTCGCGCAGCTATTGAGCGAGCAGGTTCACGAGACGCAGTGA
- a CDS encoding M20/M25/M40 family metallo-hydrolase produces MRAFSRSPLAAHLALALALTALAPVAMAEPHKAIQADAEQYQDDALKLLERLVNIDSGSGYVPGLNKVSDIAIEELKKLGATIERVPNTPEASNHVIATLKGTGKAKILLMAHMDTVFKEGSAAERPFHIKDGRAYGPGVMDDKGGIVAAIYALKVLHNLKFTDYAQITVLLDASEETGSVVATELIKKTAKEHDVTLNLEPGRPADGLVVWRKGSATALVEVKGKASHAGVAPELGRNAATEVAHQILQLGKLGDEEKKTTINFTVLKAGDRTNVIPDQASAKADVRAAVPEEFDRIEQDLAKVSANKLVPDTEVKTSLMRGLPPMPQTPKSDALVAMAQGIYGELGRTLTIEGSGGAADSSLSASVGTPTLDGFGIVGGNIHTPEEYAEVGSVAPRIYLLSRMIMKLSGQQ; encoded by the coding sequence ATGCGCGCATTCTCACGCTCGCCACTGGCCGCTCATTTGGCTCTGGCCCTCGCGTTAACAGCCCTGGCACCTGTGGCTATGGCTGAACCGCACAAGGCCATTCAGGCCGATGCCGAGCAATACCAGGACGACGCCTTGAAATTGTTGGAGCGTCTGGTGAACATCGACTCGGGCTCCGGCTATGTGCCTGGCCTGAACAAGGTCAGCGACATCGCCATCGAAGAGCTGAAAAAGCTCGGTGCCACCATTGAACGGGTGCCGAATACGCCTGAAGCCAGTAATCATGTCATCGCCACCCTGAAAGGCACCGGCAAGGCGAAGATTCTGTTGATGGCGCACATGGACACTGTGTTCAAGGAAGGTTCGGCGGCAGAGCGGCCGTTTCACATCAAGGACGGTCGTGCCTACGGCCCGGGCGTGATGGATGACAAGGGCGGTATCGTCGCTGCCATTTATGCGCTGAAGGTCTTGCATAACCTGAAGTTCACCGACTACGCGCAGATCACCGTATTGCTCGACGCCAGTGAAGAAACCGGCTCGGTCGTTGCTACCGAACTGATCAAGAAAACCGCCAAAGAGCACGATGTCACGCTGAACCTGGAGCCAGGTCGCCCGGCCGACGGGCTAGTGGTGTGGCGTAAAGGCTCGGCGACGGCGCTGGTCGAGGTGAAGGGTAAGGCATCCCATGCAGGTGTTGCGCCGGAACTGGGTCGCAACGCGGCTACCGAGGTGGCGCATCAGATTCTGCAACTCGGCAAGCTGGGCGACGAAGAGAAGAAAACCACCATCAATTTCACGGTGCTCAAGGCCGGTGATCGCACCAACGTGATTCCGGATCAGGCCAGCGCCAAGGCTGATGTCAGGGCGGCAGTGCCGGAGGAATTCGACCGGATCGAGCAGGACCTCGCCAAGGTCTCGGCCAATAAGCTGGTGCCGGATACCGAGGTCAAGACCAGTCTGATGCGCGGCCTGCCGCCGATGCCGCAAACGCCGAAGTCGGATGCGCTGGTTGCGATGGCGCAAGGCATCTACGGCGAGCTGGGACGCACGCTGACCATTGAAGGCAGCGGCGGAGCGGCTGACTCAAGCCTGTCGGCCAGCGTGGGCACGCCGACGCTGGATGGTTTCGGTATTGTCGGTGGCAATATCCATACGCCGGAAGAATACGCCGAGGTGGGCAGCGTGGCACCGAGGATTTACCTGCTGTCGCGGATGATCATGAAGCTGTCCGGGCAGCAGTGA
- a CDS encoding efflux RND transporter permease subunit: protein MNLTYRAMGASRLTFFVACLILLAGVATFSGFPSQEEPSVTVRDALVSVSLPGLSAERTEELLARPLEEKIRELAEIRNVVTTVKPGRVTVQVTAYDSIKDLGLLWQRLRAKVGETSGVFPPGTQGPFVDDDFGRVAVASVAVTAPGFSMGEMRGPIKRLRDQLYGLQGVDQVELYGLQDERIYLDFDQQTLAAAGLSPQQLMQQLQARNLIASGGNPVIGQQSTTLSVSGEILSLEQLRQFPVQLAGGQRVALQSLSKISAVPVGPPETEAIYQGQDAVVLAVSMQSGLNVQAFGSALRKRLGELEQQLPTGFTLHVVTFQADVVQHEMSKMYHVMAETVVIVMCVVMLFLGWRTGLVVGVIVPLTILSTLLVMRSVGIELQTVSIAAIILALGLLVDNGIVIAEDIERRLHAGEERRTACEEAGRTLMIPLLTSSLVIVLAFSPFFLGQTSTNEYLRSLAIVLATTLISSWLLSVTVTPLLCFYFAKASAVVDKSAADEYASGFYRGYRSVIQALLDHSLLFIGSMVVLLVAAVVVLTHVPYDFLPKSDRMQFQIPLVMEPGSSSRDTSQAVRDISQWLSNDQDVKDSIGYVADGGPRIVLGLNPPLSAPDIAYFTVSVREGANVDAVIDRTRRFLLAQHPEIEAQPKRFSMGTTEAGIAIYRVIGPDEKVLRTIARQIEQALSALPGTQDVNDDWRTRLLRYDVLVDQYKAMSAGVSTQDIAQALQLRNNGLAVSSLQDGETAVAIMAREQGTPNMPASEPGSTLIYPASGAAPLMLSAIATLEPKAEASTIQRRNLERAITVVGHNPSLTAASIVEQLAPQVAALKLPAGYRIELGGEIEDSAEANQALLQYTPHALIAMLLLFVWQFNSFRKLLIVISSVPFVLIGVALALLITGYPFGFMATFGLLSLAGIIVNNAVLLLERIEAERGQGLPVREAVVNAAVKRLRPIVMTKLTCIIGLVPLMLFAGPLWEGMAITIMGGLALGTLVTLGLIPILYWLLFDKLDRLRGRT, encoded by the coding sequence ATGAACCTTACCTATCGTGCAATGGGTGCGAGTCGCCTGACCTTTTTCGTGGCCTGCCTGATTTTGCTGGCGGGGGTCGCTACCTTTTCGGGTTTTCCGTCTCAGGAAGAACCTTCAGTGACGGTTCGGGATGCGCTGGTCAGCGTCTCGCTGCCGGGACTTTCCGCAGAGCGCACAGAAGAACTGCTGGCCAGGCCGCTGGAAGAAAAAATTCGCGAGCTGGCCGAGATCAGGAATGTGGTGACCACGGTCAAGCCTGGCCGGGTAACGGTGCAGGTAACCGCTTATGACAGCATCAAGGATCTTGGGCTTTTATGGCAGCGACTGAGAGCCAAAGTCGGTGAAACCAGCGGTGTGTTTCCGCCCGGCACCCAAGGGCCTTTTGTGGATGACGATTTTGGCCGGGTGGCAGTGGCTTCCGTCGCCGTGACCGCACCGGGCTTCAGCATGGGCGAAATGCGCGGGCCGATCAAACGGCTGCGCGACCAGCTTTATGGGCTTCAAGGAGTTGATCAGGTCGAGCTGTATGGCCTGCAAGATGAGCGAATCTATCTGGATTTCGATCAACAGACCCTGGCTGCCGCAGGTCTGTCGCCTCAACAGTTAATGCAGCAGTTGCAAGCCCGCAACCTGATCGCGTCGGGAGGTAACCCGGTTATCGGGCAGCAGAGCACCACACTCTCGGTGAGTGGCGAAATCCTTTCGCTGGAGCAATTGCGCCAGTTCCCCGTGCAGTTGGCCGGCGGTCAGAGAGTGGCACTGCAAAGCCTGAGCAAAATATCGGCGGTTCCGGTCGGTCCGCCGGAGACCGAAGCTATCTATCAGGGGCAGGATGCTGTGGTGCTGGCGGTTTCAATGCAATCCGGCCTCAATGTTCAGGCCTTCGGCAGCGCGCTGCGCAAACGCCTCGGCGAGCTGGAACAGCAACTTCCGACTGGCTTTACGTTGCACGTCGTGACGTTTCAGGCTGATGTGGTGCAACACGAGATGAGCAAGATGTACCACGTCATGGCTGAAACCGTGGTTATCGTGATGTGCGTGGTCATGTTGTTTCTCGGCTGGCGTACCGGGCTGGTGGTCGGGGTTATCGTGCCATTGACGATCTTGAGTACGCTGCTCGTCATGCGTTCGGTGGGCATCGAGCTGCAAACGGTGTCAATTGCCGCGATCATCCTGGCCCTGGGGTTGCTGGTGGACAATGGCATTGTCATCGCCGAGGACATCGAGCGGCGTCTGCATGCCGGAGAAGAGCGGCGAACCGCGTGCGAGGAAGCAGGGCGCACACTGATGATCCCCTTGCTGACGTCCTCACTGGTCATCGTGCTCGCGTTCTCGCCATTCTTTTTGGGGCAGACCAGCACCAATGAATACCTGCGTTCACTGGCGATTGTGCTGGCGACCACGCTGATCAGCTCCTGGCTGCTCAGCGTGACGGTGACGCCGCTGCTGTGTTTCTACTTTGCCAAGGCTTCGGCCGTCGTCGACAAGTCTGCTGCCGATGAGTATGCATCAGGGTTTTATCGTGGCTATCGCAGCGTCATCCAGGCGCTGCTCGATCACTCCCTGCTATTCATCGGCAGCATGGTTGTTCTGCTGGTGGCTGCGGTCGTGGTATTGACTCACGTGCCCTACGATTTCCTGCCGAAATCAGACCGCATGCAGTTCCAGATTCCTCTGGTAATGGAGCCTGGCAGCAGCTCGCGCGACACCTCACAGGCCGTGCGCGATATCAGCCAGTGGCTGAGCAACGACCAGGATGTAAAGGACAGCATCGGTTATGTTGCCGATGGCGGCCCGCGGATCGTTCTGGGCCTCAATCCGCCTTTGTCTGCCCCGGACATTGCCTATTTCACCGTCAGCGTGCGCGAAGGCGCCAATGTAGACGCGGTGATTGACCGGACCCGGCGCTTTCTTCTGGCGCAGCACCCGGAAATCGAAGCGCAGCCCAAGCGTTTTTCGATGGGCACCACTGAGGCGGGGATTGCGATCTATCGGGTCATTGGCCCTGATGAAAAAGTGTTGCGAACGATTGCCCGCCAGATCGAACAGGCCTTGTCGGCGTTGCCTGGCACGCAGGACGTAAACGATGACTGGCGCACCCGATTGTTGCGTTATGACGTCCTCGTCGATCAGTACAAGGCTATGTCGGCGGGTGTATCCACTCAGGATATAGCTCAGGCATTGCAACTGAGAAACAATGGGCTGGCGGTGTCCTCGTTGCAGGATGGCGAAACTGCGGTGGCCATAATGGCCCGAGAACAGGGCACGCCGAACATGCCCGCGAGCGAACCGGGCAGCACGCTGATCTATCCAGCCTCCGGTGCTGCGCCGCTGATGTTATCCGCTATTGCCACACTCGAGCCCAAGGCCGAAGCCTCGACCATTCAACGCCGTAATCTGGAGCGGGCTATTACCGTGGTCGGACACAATCCGTCACTTACCGCAGCATCAATCGTGGAACAACTGGCACCGCAAGTTGCGGCACTGAAGCTGCCAGCCGGTTATCGCATTGAACTGGGTGGCGAGATAGAAGACTCGGCCGAAGCCAATCAGGCGCTCTTGCAGTACACGCCGCATGCGCTGATTGCGATGCTGCTGCTGTTCGTCTGGCAATTCAATTCGTTTCGCAAATTGCTGATTGTTATTTCCAGCGTGCCTTTTGTGCTGATTGGCGTGGCGCTGGCCCTGCTGATTACCGGGTATCCGTTCGGCTTCATGGCCACTTTCGGGCTGCTGTCGCTGGCGGGAATTATCGTCAATAACGCGGTCTTGCTGCTGGAGCGCATTGAAGCCGAGCGCGGTCAGGGCCTGCCGGTGCGCGAAGCGGTGGTCAATGCGGCGGTCAAACGGTTGAGGCCGATTGTAATGACCAAACTGACCTGCATCATCGGCCTTGTGCCACTGATGCTGTTCGCCGGTCCGCTCTGGGAGGGCATGGCCATCACGATCATGGGTGGACTTGCACTGGGCACACTGGTGACCCTGGGCCTGATTCCCATTCTGTACTGGCTGCTGTTCGACAAGCTTGATCGTTTGCGCGGCCGTACCTGA
- a CDS encoding VOC family protein, giving the protein MSLSPFHLAIPVYDLAATRTFYGEVLGLAEGRSSAQWVDFDFYGHQLVIHEHPKTASQESVHSNPVDGHDVPVPHFGIILEWAQWEALAERLKSFGIQFVIEPYIRFKGQVGEQATMFLFDPCGNALEFKAFKDMSQLFAK; this is encoded by the coding sequence ATGAGCCTTTCTCCTTTTCACCTGGCAATCCCTGTGTATGACCTGGCCGCTACCCGGACCTTTTATGGCGAAGTGCTCGGGCTTGCCGAAGGGCGTTCCAGTGCGCAGTGGGTCGACTTCGACTTTTACGGCCATCAACTGGTCATTCACGAACACCCCAAAACGGCGTCTCAAGAGAGCGTTCACAGCAACCCGGTGGACGGACATGACGTGCCGGTCCCGCACTTCGGCATCATTCTGGAGTGGGCGCAGTGGGAGGCATTGGCTGAGCGCCTGAAGTCGTTCGGCATTCAGTTCGTGATCGAACCCTACATTCGATTCAAGGGGCAGGTCGGCGAGCAGGCCACCATGTTTCTCTTCGACCCCTGCGGTAACGCGCTGGAATTCAAGGCGTTCAAGGACATGAGCCAACTGTTCGCCAAATAG
- a CDS encoding efflux RND transporter periplasmic adaptor subunit, translating to MIALLAGGCSDKHPASVAAVRAVKVEAVHAGEGAVMRFIGTVRQQQRASLAFESAGTVAELRVDVGDAVEKGQVLASLDRQPATLHLQQAQASAHLAAAQAVEREQNYQRQKNLLAAGSVAQSVVESALASREQARNEQIRAQAEVALARRELDHSQLIAPFAGRVVARHAEPRSVLPAGQALLDIESGAEQQVVAAVPLAFAEALKPGDLARASSTADTTDGFDLVLESISPRSDDGLVRTGIFRVLRPADRLPGGITLLVQVRPDAATQALSVPVQALWMGTDSNTAEVFVYQSGGTVAIRSVSLGAVSAGRAIIHTGLVAGEQVVTAGAAFLQDGQTVSLYQPTSRLSGTAP from the coding sequence CTGATTGCCTTGCTGGCTGGTGGCTGCAGCGACAAACATCCGGCCAGCGTCGCGGCTGTACGTGCCGTCAAGGTCGAGGCGGTGCACGCAGGTGAGGGTGCCGTGATGCGTTTTATCGGTACCGTTCGGCAGCAGCAACGCGCCAGTCTGGCGTTTGAGTCGGCAGGTACCGTTGCCGAGTTGCGGGTCGATGTCGGAGATGCCGTGGAAAAGGGCCAGGTACTTGCCAGCCTTGATCGGCAGCCTGCGACCTTGCATCTGCAACAGGCGCAGGCCAGTGCGCACCTGGCCGCTGCGCAGGCAGTCGAGCGTGAGCAGAACTATCAGCGCCAGAAAAATCTGCTTGCGGCAGGCAGTGTTGCGCAAAGCGTTGTCGAGTCGGCCCTGGCATCCCGCGAGCAAGCCCGGAACGAACAGATTCGGGCGCAAGCCGAAGTGGCCTTGGCGCGTCGTGAGCTGGATCATAGCCAGTTGATTGCGCCGTTTGCCGGGCGGGTGGTGGCGCGCCATGCAGAGCCGCGCAGCGTGTTGCCTGCCGGGCAGGCGCTGCTGGATATCGAGTCCGGCGCAGAACAGCAGGTTGTGGCGGCTGTTCCGCTGGCGTTTGCCGAGGCGCTCAAGCCCGGCGACCTTGCCAGAGCCTCAAGCACGGCAGACACCACTGACGGTTTTGATCTGGTGCTTGAAAGCATTTCGCCTCGATCCGATGACGGGTTGGTAAGAACCGGCATCTTTCGTGTATTGCGTCCTGCCGACAGGCTGCCCGGCGGTATCACGCTACTCGTACAGGTGCGCCCTGACGCTGCAACGCAGGCCCTTTCGGTTCCCGTTCAAGCACTGTGGATGGGAACTGACAGTAATACGGCTGAGGTTTTCGTCTACCAATCGGGTGGAACAGTGGCCATCCGCTCTGTTTCCCTGGGGGCGGTCAGCGCGGGTCGAGCGATCATCCACACCGGGCTGGTCGCGGGGGAGCAGGTGGTGACTGCCGGAGCCGCTTTTCTGCAGGACGGACAGACCGTCAGCCTGTACCAGCCGACCAGCCGTTTGAGCGGAACTGCGCCATGA
- a CDS encoding ShlB/FhaC/HecB family hemolysin secretion/activation protein gives MYLHVFKRALLLSFALVAFPSLAATAPDMTQANAPGVQDLIRDRQDRLLEEQRRRLEELKDLPGKQAKPEAPATPADTRCFTINRIELKGADSLSAAERDALIKPYQGKCLGVAQLNDVLKVVTDHYIEKGLVTTRAYLPQQDLSTGDLQVLVIEGKLEKLRGAADSGLSDRELAMTFPGQEGRIVNLREIEQMVDQLNRLPSAQAQMELTPGQAVGGSDVVVKGTPQKPWRANLSRTNEGQRSTGEQQLNAGLEWDNPLGLADQISLRGGHDAISDRQKASRNASLVYSLPWGWWTFSYLYNTSEYRSVAQASNINFKQDGDSQNHQFKAERVVYRDALSKTSLNAGLSYLRTNNYVEDSKLAVSSNRITEAQFGINHGRRVGSAFVNIDLGMQQGIGALDAQGNHDPRPGEADARYRKYTGTLSYLHPFQLWGENLSFTSLATGQRSEDVLFSSQRTSLGGSASVRGYKDEFLSGDSGGYWRNELRLTRPVTLDWLRPVFAEYGAAAGYDQGVIRNDRYNGDQHGRLSSNSFELFTRGQHVAASVTFAHSLERPDVIEREAPIYFRMDFFL, from the coding sequence GTGTATTTACATGTCTTCAAAAGGGCGTTGCTGCTCTCGTTTGCCCTGGTGGCTTTTCCCTCGCTGGCGGCCACCGCACCGGACATGACACAGGCCAATGCGCCAGGTGTGCAGGACCTTATTCGTGATCGCCAGGACCGTTTGCTCGAAGAGCAGCGTCGTCGCCTGGAAGAGCTCAAGGACCTGCCCGGCAAGCAGGCCAAGCCAGAGGCACCTGCCACTCCTGCAGATACACGCTGCTTCACGATCAACCGTATCGAACTCAAAGGTGCGGACTCTCTGTCGGCTGCCGAACGCGACGCGTTGATCAAACCCTATCAGGGCAAGTGTCTGGGTGTAGCCCAGCTCAATGACGTGCTCAAAGTCGTTACTGACCACTACATCGAAAAAGGCCTGGTCACGACTCGCGCTTACTTGCCGCAACAGGATCTGTCGACTGGTGACCTGCAAGTGCTGGTCATCGAAGGCAAGCTGGAAAAGCTGCGCGGCGCTGCTGACAGTGGTTTGTCGGATCGAGAACTGGCGATGACTTTCCCCGGTCAGGAAGGCCGGATCGTCAACCTGCGTGAAATCGAGCAAATGGTCGATCAGCTCAATCGTCTGCCTTCCGCTCAGGCGCAGATGGAGCTGACGCCGGGTCAGGCGGTGGGCGGCAGTGATGTGGTGGTCAAAGGCACTCCGCAAAAGCCCTGGCGGGCGAACCTGTCACGCACCAACGAAGGTCAGCGCAGCACCGGTGAGCAGCAGCTCAATGCAGGGCTGGAGTGGGACAACCCGCTCGGTCTTGCTGACCAGATCAGTTTGCGTGGCGGTCATGATGCGATAAGCGACCGCCAGAAAGCCTCCCGCAATGCGTCGCTTGTCTACAGTCTGCCGTGGGGCTGGTGGACGTTCAGCTACCTGTACAACACCAGCGAATATCGTTCGGTGGCGCAGGCCTCGAACATCAACTTCAAGCAGGACGGCGACAGCCAGAACCATCAGTTCAAGGCCGAGCGGGTGGTGTATCGCGACGCGCTCAGCAAGACCTCGCTCAATGCCGGTCTGTCCTACCTGCGCACCAACAACTACGTCGAAGACAGCAAGCTGGCGGTCAGCAGCAATCGCATCACCGAAGCGCAGTTTGGTATCAACCACGGGCGGCGGGTCGGCTCGGCGTTCGTCAACATCGATCTGGGCATGCAGCAAGGCATCGGTGCACTGGACGCACAGGGCAACCACGATCCTCGTCCGGGTGAGGCCGATGCGCGTTATCGCAAATACACCGGCACCCTCAGCTACCTGCATCCTTTTCAACTGTGGGGCGAAAACCTGAGCTTCACCAGCCTGGCGACCGGGCAGCGCAGTGAGGATGTGTTGTTCAGTTCGCAACGCACCAGCCTGGGCGGATCGGCATCGGTGCGTGGTTACAAGGATGAGTTTCTGTCCGGCGACAGCGGCGGCTACTGGCGTAACGAGTTGCGCCTGACTCGTCCGGTGACGCTGGACTGGCTGCGCCCGGTGTTCGCCGAGTATGGCGCGGCTGCCGGTTACGACCAGGGTGTTATCCGCAACGATCGTTACAACGGCGACCAGCATGGGCGTTTGTCCAGTAACTCGTTCGAGCTGTTTACCCGAGGCCAGCACGTTGCTGCCTCAGTGACCTTCGCTCATTCCCTGGAACGTCCCGATGTGATCGAGCGCGAAGCGCCGATCTATTTCCGTATGGACTTTTTCCTCTAA
- a CDS encoding MipA/OmpV family protein has translation MTHDLSHSRVRHTLLNVLIASAAMALIGQAYAQGSDSADSQSILGDQFNVNFGLGMAVLPRYMGADEYRSQVLPMLTVQRGIFFADTTRGLGLQWQSASGFGASAALNYDFGRTEKNSTNRPGSNELRGMGTVEGATVGDFMVSQQLTPWLSASAEAELRVAGEKRGNRYRLGFEGIAYHSQSDTVTLDIDAHAGDGRYNQTYFGVSPIQSQRSGFSRFTADSGIYAYSAALAWQHTFDAHWSTVASVGVTHYTDQTRGSPLVETDAEGSGLLALNYAF, from the coding sequence ATGACTCATGACCTCTCTCATTCTCGCGTACGTCACACTTTGCTCAACGTGCTGATCGCCTCCGCTGCCATGGCCCTGATCGGTCAGGCTTATGCTCAGGGCAGCGATTCTGCTGACAGTCAGTCGATTCTCGGCGACCAATTCAACGTCAACTTCGGTCTGGGTATGGCCGTGTTGCCCCGCTATATGGGTGCGGATGAATACCGCAGTCAGGTGCTGCCGATGCTTACGGTTCAGCGCGGGATCTTTTTTGCTGACACCACTCGTGGTCTTGGGCTTCAGTGGCAATCGGCTTCCGGGTTCGGCGCCAGTGCGGCGCTCAATTATGACTTTGGCCGTACCGAGAAAAACAGCACCAACCGTCCTGGCTCCAATGAGCTCAGGGGCATGGGTACCGTCGAGGGCGCGACCGTTGGCGACTTCATGGTCTCTCAGCAGCTCACGCCATGGTTGTCGGCGAGTGCCGAGGCCGAGTTGCGGGTGGCGGGCGAAAAACGTGGGAACCGCTACCGGTTGGGCTTTGAAGGCATCGCTTACCACAGCCAGAGTGACACGGTGACGCTCGATATCGATGCGCATGCCGGCGACGGCCGTTACAACCAGACCTATTTTGGCGTGAGCCCGATCCAGAGCCAGCGCAGCGGCTTTTCCAGGTTCACGGCAGACAGCGGCATTTATGCCTATTCGGCGGCACTCGCCTGGCAGCATACCTTTGACGCTCACTGGTCAACTGTCGCCAGTGTTGGCGTCACTCATTACACCGACCAGACCCGTGGCAGCCCGCTGGTCGAAACCGATGCCGAAGGCAGCGGCCTGCTTGCCTTGAATTACGCCTTCTGA